In Carassius gibelio isolate Cgi1373 ecotype wild population from Czech Republic chromosome B17, carGib1.2-hapl.c, whole genome shotgun sequence, the genomic stretch AATTATCGGTACCgatattagctttttttttttggttatcaaTATCAGCTATTTTCAAAACCAATTTGCCGATAAAATCTTTAAAGGTATTTAAAGAAAGCCCTTGTTATTCTTAATTTTACACCAGTTTTTACACCAGACATATATATCGGTTCAAAATATCGGTGATCTGTCTACTTGAAAGACAAGTATTGACAACGGCCTTGAAGAATGCATATCGGCCGACCCTTACATTGGACCCTAATGACTTGCTTGGACAAAAAACACTGAGAAGTATAAACTTTTACAGGTTTTGAATGGCATGAGGTTGACTGAATAATGaaggaattttcattttcagagtGAACAATACCTTGAAACACAACTTTACCTTCTCCATTCCATATTCATTGAAGGTTGTGCCACATGCTATCTATTCTCCCCAAAACTTACCCTCTGGGGTGACTGTTTTCCAGGGGTTTGGTGGGTACATGAAAGCAGCGTTCTGGATTTGGTCATGAATGTCTTCATCCTCATTAAATGGGAAGGTGCCACTGAGACTGACATAGACGATGACACCCACTGACCACATGTCTAGCGAACGGTTGTAGCCCTTGTTCCGAAGCACCTCCGGTGCGAGGTACGCCGGGGTGCCCACCACCGAACGCCTAAAAGACTTCTCACCAATAATACGTGCAAAACCAAAATCACACAGCTTCACCTGCAAGACAAATCGCCGAATAATGAGCATCACAATAAGCAGACACTAGGAAGAATTGGCTATTTTACTCGACTAGGACTGAAATGCACAAAAGACCAAAAAAATAACATCCTTTTGTTCTCGCGCTAGCTTTTAACACCACAGACGCCGTAATGATCAGTTGTCACAGTCTGAACGAAAGTCAAGTGAAATTATCACCCAGTTGGATGTGGTTACAGTGTATCTCCTGCTGATCTACACTTTCCACCTTTGAAACATTTGCGCACAGAAACAAGCACCTGAGGACACAAGAACCGAGCTCAGACATTGACAGCTCTAGTTCTGCTTCCACCTTTGCCAAATATTTGTAAATGACACACAGTGATTTGTTTAGTATTCTTCCAAAAATGTTTGCCTGCGCTCAAACAGTGAGTCATCTTTCTGCTTGAGAGCTTCCAGAGACAAGCTCGTGCAGCAGACAGAAGAAACAATGGGAGGATAATTTAGAAATCTTTCATTAGAATGTAGAGACACACACAACCCTGTGCCTCAAACGCTATAATTACCATCTTTTATTCTTGCACATTTACAAAAACAGATCCATTTATGTTAATTTCGGTGTGGCCTCACTTCATTCAGATATTTCCTTTCTTTTGTTGTTACTTCTCGTTCCGTTCGGATTTTACTCACTTGTGGAAAAGAGTCAGCGGAGGCTAACAAAACATTCTCAGGTTTGAGGTCACAGTGAACAATGTTTTTGAAGTGAAGGTGGCGAAGAGCGATGAGAATCTAGGAAAAGAGTGGAACgctgttattattataatgtggtataaaacataaaacatcataaatataaaatgcaaaagcAAAAGTCCAGCTTTACCATTTATTTTcgctttaaatatttatatgggaTGGTGTGTAGATTCTGCCATTGTTATGCTGGAGTCAAGAGTGTGCGAAACTGCCTGTGAGACGTACCTGCGTAACAAGAAACTTGGTGATGCGTTCTGGCAGCCTCCCCTTCTCACTTGACAGTATCATCTCCAACATGTCGCCATGGAGCTTTTCCATGACAACAAAGACACGCTCTGGTGTCTCAAACATGCACTCAAGGTTGACGATGCCGGGATGGTGGAGGTTCTACATAAGACAAATGTGAATCTGAATTAACATCTATATGAATTATAACAATTCCAAAAATgtcaatactgtaaaaaaaattatggacaaatatagatttaatatgcaccaataataaaaataatagtaatctaTTATATTCgttattactaaaataaataattattctatttctattcttctATTTGTATATGTTTAGAATGATTTTGTGCTACAGTATGCTTTTCAAATTTTTgagatcagtaagatttgttttttttaagaaatctctcatgctcatcaaggctgcatttgtttaatcaaatatacagagaaaaaactgaaatattatatcaatttaatagcagaaaaatagcagttttctattttaaaaacgtatttattcttgtgatcaaagctgaattttcagcagccattacttcagtcttcagagtcacgtgatctttcagaaatcattataatattctgatttgataCTCAATCAGCATATTAGTTATTATCAGCATcgtaatattttttggaacctgtggcacattttttcaggattatttgataaataaagtaaaaaacaacagcatttatttaaaaaaaaattctaacattattaatttttactatcactttttattactttattacatcttgctgaacaaaaatattaattaattttaattcattcttaattttttttgacttttgagcggtagtgtatattgttacaaaagctTTCTATTTTGAATAGCACTcaggttataaaaaaatattaagcggcaAAACTATTTCCAACATTgattataaatcagcatattagaatgatttctcaagggACGTAAGAcactgaaaactcagctttggatcacaggaataaattatatatttttttaatatattaaaatataaatccatccgtattactgttttttcccctttatttttgttcaaataaatacagccttaatgagcataagagacactGCCATTCagaacttttgaatggcagtgtatgtatgtatgtatataattccaaTAAATCCATAAtcttatacatatgtgtgtgtgtgtgtgtctgtgtattaaATATACTTGTCCAAAAAATTGAGCAGTTTTTGTATTGTGTTTCTTGTTTGTGTTTTTACCTGGAGAATGGCAACTTCATTACGCAGCTGACTTTCCTGCTTGGTGGGAAATCGCAGCTTATCTATGATCTTGATGGCAACATCCCTGCCGGATTTCCTATGTTTCCCTGTGTTATATCAGAAAGGAAGATCTATATTGTGGTGGTATGGTtatatttgaatgtgtatttacTGTACTCATTACACACTCATTTTACTACATACagtttgttaaaataatatttaaatatcaaaatatttaaagaattgtATTTacacattagaatattaagtataGTACATTTTAATACTGAGtatattaaatacagtaaatgtaaatatttaaatacagtaaaatacacaTTCTCTTTACTTTTAATACGCAGATTCCAGAACATTTCCTCACCGGGTGCTCATGTCAGAGAACTCCCTGTAAATAGACTGGTACATTACCTCCATAGACAATGCCAAATTGCCCAGAGCCAAGTACTTCATCAGGGAAAATCTGATACACTGTGCTaatatcctgtaaaaaaaacaaaaaaacaaaaaaaaacatggaaacaaaaTGTAAGTGTATGTGCCAAAATGGGCTGTTCCCAAAGCTCAGGAGCATTGCTTGATACATCAGATTTCTTCTGATCtagtctcttttttttattttgtactgtaacAATGGCTGAATTCAGACCAGTAGCCTAAAGAGCTATTTCCACATCTCACTAGGACTGTGTCAGAAAGACTCGAGTAACCATGGCAACCCCATGGCCGAGCAGGTAATCAAAATAATCTCCAATAGAGGCATTGTGTTTATATCACACTGGAACTCAAGGTTGCAGGTATAGGCAAGCACTGGGAACACTGAGCTCTTGCACACGGATACAAAGCACTACGCAGAAAGAATATGAGATATATGTGTGTCTCAAATATAAGAAAAAGCTTACCACATTCTCCTGGATCTGGCAGTTGGATACAGAGATGCTAATGGAGACATCTTCTGTAGGtataaaaccaaacaaacaaattaaaaaaacaaattatcaaTATAACCAGCACAATACTGTACTGAGGTGGTTGAGGAGTTAAAGAAaacatataatatgatataagatgatatattataatataatataaagatataagtatatagataaaaaaaaagaatttaaagaactgaaattatatctaaaataataaaaatgacaaaagtatttagaaaaattaataaaattacatttaaaacagaaaatataaaaataaagttgaattcaaaatatgatttaatgccataatagtacataaataatactacaattttatttatatatatatatatatatatgtatatatatatatatatacacatatgtatatatatatatatatatatatatatatatatatatatatatatatatatatatatgcaactttTACCTAGCAAACacctataaattattttatttttgtcaaattgATCAACATAAAAAGATTCAAGGTGCTCATTTTCTTACTGAATATAATACATGGCCATTAATAATGTGTTCTCCAAAATATCTGGATGTGATATAcatattcggttgttaagtgatgacgtaagaagcgctgtttccgggtccaagcctcaactcacttcacttgagaatacgacctcagcagccgtttatgagcactgtttattcatattaatcatttaagctaaacgctttcaaacttacggtataaaCTCCACTCTCcttgctcacagcgtcccaaacacaaataattgttatatatttttttatatttatattttcattgtctggctatctgggacttcggtatggagttaaaggttaagattataactttttcgctaatattctatcacattgtgagtttatattagaaccttttgttgttttctcgtggtaactgatagagcgtttggacacggaagcgcggCTACGTGACGTCAGATTTAACAAGCGAATAATTTATCACAAAAGCCTGTGTCCAAATACTTTCCTAAAATACTCAAATTTGCCGAAAGCAATTCATGAAAATATACAACATGAAACAGTAGGCATAAAATGGCCAAAGTAAAGTGGACACTTTCTCAGATCTGCGGTGCTTTTGATATTGCATGTCTGATATGGCAATTCCAGACATAGTATGTACGAATTGCATTCATGCCACACACCTGCATACGCATAGAATGCACTTGAATCATGATCAATAAGGTATTTATCAAATGCTGTACATATTTGTACACAATGTAACATTACAACTGCACTGCATTTCTGGATTTGTTGTGTTCCCCCCCAGAAACATTCCAAGGGTCTTTGCATGAACCCCTAAATGTTTCACCATGAAGTTCATACTGTGGTAGCTGTGATGGCCGCCGTGAGATATGCCCTTGGCGATGACAGGCATAAGTGCATGCTGAATGGCCATCTCCCACATGCGGGCCACGTCCTGTCCCACACCGCTTACAAGCACGCTGCTTCCGTAGCCCAGCGTTCCCCCTTCGGCTCGAGCCAGGTTCTCTCCCACATAGTACACCAGAGATGCTGTGGCAATCTCAAAGCAATGTGGGTTGGCACCCTCAGGCAGAAGGTTGAATGTTTTCGCTGGTTCCAGAGACAGCACCTCGGATAGAGGAATTTCCTGTTGGAGAAGGTTAAGAGGTcttatctgaaagctgaaaccTCAATGGTATTGCAGAGACATGCGTGTGGATCTGATGTGTGCGGTGATCCATGAAACCTATCAAGACAAACTATCAGCGTTATCAAAGGAAATGATGAAAGCCCTCTAGATACTTCCTAGATTCATTTGTTAATGTGCGTCTCAAGTGTCAGACTTGAAGTTACCTTATAGTATTTGCTCCCAGAGTCATTCTGGAACAGGGTAATACACTTGCTGTCAAGTCGCCAGTAATGCCTCTTACGCTGGTGcggaaaaaaaagagaggaaaaaacaacaacagttaaaAGACACGATCATGAACAGTCAGAAAAGATCACTTTGTAATTCACCTATTCATTCATAAGGTTTAGAATGGAAACCCAGAGCACTTACCAATGTGTCTTTGCTGTTGAAATGCACAAGCCAGCCTTCTTTCATGACATTGCTGCTTTTCCTTTTGGTGTGTTTGATAGACTGAACCACCCGCATAAGTGGGATGTTGTTGCTGGTGGAAGGGCTTACAAACATGGCGACATGTCAAAACCTTCTAGAACATGTCAATTGCAGGTCAAAAACTATTTTATAGCAATAGAATATTCGTActgttttgttccttttttattttgcacttgACCTCAAACAGACAAACATCTACAACATGTTTTAACGCAAATTGTTACCTAGAACACAGCCAAACTAATAGTAAATTAAGTTATGAATGGTATTTTCCCTGTCTTGGTGTGTTGTCcttaatattaagtatttttttattttatataatgtccACTTTACTATAATAGCAACACCTGATAATGTATTTTAGGATGAATGTCAACTATTTGAATTGTTGGTTTTGTTTATAGAGCTTCTAGAGGTAATGAGGAGCTACCTGATGATTCTGTTGGATTCATCTGGGTCTTGGTCTTGGAAATCTCCAAGTTCACCATGTCCGGCTTCCAGAAGAGCAGCGGAGTCTCCCGCCAGAGACTCTTCCATGTCATCGATAAGAGGACTGTGTCTGTCCCCGTCATGATCATCACAACCCTCCTCCATGACCGCATCTGATTCAGCGCCGGGGCTCAACAGATCTGAGAGCCATTAGAAGAAAAGGATTGGAGCCAAAAGGAACGCAAACCAAGACAAAGTAAGTCACGTGATGTACAATGTGTGTTAAAAAAGCTGTCAGTTTAACACCATAAAAAGCAGAACATGAAAATGAGTGGTTTCACATTTCCATTTAGAAAAGTACTGTTAATAATATCATATTAGAATATAAATAGGGAATATTATAACAGAGCAGTTATATCATTATGCTCTTTAGCCTTTGCATCAGATTTTATGCTTACTGTTAATGTACAGCAATCCAGTCTATTTTTATTGCTCTGGTATTATAACAAATAATCACTTATTGAAATTATCAGTTTTAGCTTAACTGTTATAAGTGATGTAAACAAACAGATTTAGTCGTACAACATTACCCCAGTTTTTTCATCTGATCACATTATGCTACAAATGAAGAATGATGTTCACGTGGCGTTTGATGTTCAGtcgaataaatgttgtttttgtcgTCAGATTGCAGTGTTGATCACTGAATCGCATGGAGATGCTAAAGTTAGACTTGCCTCCGTTTCTTGACACCTCTCCGAGGCAGTTGTTTGGCACTTTAGGTGCACATCGTTTATGGCAGTTGAATTTGCAATCTGAGACAGTGTGAGGGAAAAGAGAGTAGAGAAGAATGACAGAgcgacagagagagggagaaagagttaAAGGGAGGAGTGAGGGAGAGAGTTTGCTACCAATCTGGCACATAAACATATGAGTTCCTGTTGTGCTGGTGGCTGACAGGCTGAGACCTCGCACATTGAACACATGAACATTAAAGCTGTTTGTAACAGCCCAGCCAACTGCACTCTTTACTGCTTGGCACATGGCATATATTTCTCTTACACAGACACATCGTATATATAAAAAGCAGCTGTTGTGTCATTTTATATTTGTGCTCTGTTCTAGATGACACAAAAGGATCAACAAATTCTGTGATCTGTTACACTGATAGTTGCGGTGTTATCAGAACATAGGATCTGTAAAGCAAGCATCAATACACTGTATATTGGCACCTAATGTTCTAAGAATAGacaatgttttgaaaaaatagtATACTATGCATACTATTTTTATAGTGTTTACTATGTACTACTGTGCAGCAGATTTCATTTATGCACGGAATACTGCATTTAAGTTACAAAACCATAGCACACTGTGCTAAGTGCTgactcccacaatgcaatgcatttaattTGCATTAAACTAGCAAAGGACCCTTTTCAGATTTTCAGGGTTCCCAGAAGCAGAAATTGTCATATTTCTACAGAGATGAACAGAAACTATATACTGCATTCCCATTTGattcccataaaaaaaaaaaaaactataactttTTATAACCTTGCAAAACAGGAAAAAATATGAAGAGATTGTATTAGAAATGCTCGTGCAGCAGCATTAACtagttttctgtttttctttactGCCAAGGTAATATAACACAAGttatagtgttataaatgtacaaaatattttaaaatattaaatatttatgatgtTAGTAAGTGTGGAAATGTGACATCAGTTTGTGAAAAGGCTTTATTTCAActacatttattactttatttcaagATTTATAGAATATTCATTGCAACTGATTATTTAACCATAGCgccaaataaatgttttacacaCAGCTGGATTAAAAATTCATGGAAAGCAACCTATTTATTTACAGCATGCATTACATTAAATACTGAACATGTGCCGATATTTGCACACATactattattatatgttatactatttcatatgttttttaaaaaattgttgtaGTATACAATATTCTGTGCAGTATgctaatattccattttgagcaaAGACCTACTGTCTCATTATCTGTCTAACACAGTACATCattcatataataataacaaaacatccTATCTGCTGGAGAAATTATAGCCaatattatacacatttgtgtaCTTATCGTAATTTGTGTAATTAGTTTAAATGGATATTGTGAATAAACTGCAATGGTTTCTGGACAAAGTAATGATTCACAGCAATTAGTAATCATTCTGCAATGGCAGCTCAGATGAGTTAATACAGTTTTATTGCAGAGGATCAGAACTACACGGAAACATCAGGATCAGAAGGGAATTTAGACAAGGCACATTATTATGCGAAGCAATAAGATACTAAAACAATTACAGTATGGCAATAAAGCGTTATATTTTCAAGAGGATCATTCTACAACCATGGCTTTGAAATATTGAAGATAAGCTTGTACCTTTGCACTGTAGTCCCTGACGGAAGAGGCCCTTGAGGAGCTTCTTGCAGTGCTGGCAAACGGTGGGGCGCGTGTAGGAATGAATGACAAATGTGTGTGGCACCTTCACTTTAGACAGCAGGATCTTGTCTAACTCTATGGGCCGACCTATATAGGAGTTGGAACGGCCTCTTCCAGGAAAGATGTCTG encodes the following:
- the prkd1 gene encoding serine/threonine-protein kinase D1 isoform X2, whose protein sequence is MSVPPVIRPPSPLPGSQGISFQIQIGLSREPVLLDSGEFSLAQVREMACSIVDQKFPECGFYGMYEKILLFRHDPNSDNILQLVRCAAEIVEGDLVEVVLSASATVEDFQIRPHSLFVHSYRAPAFCDHCGEMLWGLVRQGLKCEGCGLNYHKRCAFKIPNNCSGIRKRRLSNVSLTGLTNTRSVSADPSPSTSDEALLQKAPSDIFPGRGRSNSYIGRPIELDKILLSKVKVPHTFVIHSYTRPTVCQHCKKLLKGLFRQGLQCKDCKFNCHKRCAPKVPNNCLGEVSRNGDLLSPGAESDAVMEEGCDDHDGDRHSPLIDDMEESLAGDSAALLEAGHGELGDFQDQDPDESNRIISPSTSNNIPLMRVVQSIKHTKRKSSNVMKEGWLVHFNSKDTLRKRHYWRLDSKCITLFQNDSGSKYYKEIPLSEVLSLEPAKTFNLLPEGANPHCFEIATASLVYYVGENLARAEGGTLGYGSSVLVSGVGQDVARMWEMAIQHALMPVIAKGISHGGHHSYHKDVSISISVSNCQIQENVDISTVYQIFPDEVLGSGQFGIVYGGKHRKSGRDVAIKIIDKLRFPTKQESQLRNEVAILQNLHHPGIVNLECMFETPERVFVVMEKLHGDMLEMILSSEKGRLPERITKFLVTQILIALRHLHFKNIVHCDLKPENVLLASADSFPQVKLCDFGFARIIGEKSFRRSVVGTPAYLAPEVLRNKGYNRSLDMWSVGVIVYVSLSGTFPFNEDEDIHDQIQNAAFMYPPNPWKTVTPEAIDLINNLLQVKMRKRYSVDKSLSHPWLQDYQMWLDLRTLECKMLERYITHESDDLRWEHFAEQNGLQYPAHLINPHADVREEAESDEFVMGMLSDRVSVL
- the prkd1 gene encoding serine/threonine-protein kinase D1 isoform X1 codes for the protein MSVPPVIRPPSPLPGSQGISFQIQIGLSREPVLLDSGEFSLAQVREMACSIVDQKFPECGFYGMYEKILLFRHDPNSDNILQLVRCAAEIVEGDLVEVVLSASATVEDFQIRPHSLFVHSYRAPAFCDHCGEMLWGLVRQGLKCEGCGLNYHKRCAFKIPNNCSGIRKRRLSNVSLTGLTNTRSVSADPSPSTSDEALLSPVSPSMEQKAPSDIFPGRGRSNSYIGRPIELDKILLSKVKVPHTFVIHSYTRPTVCQHCKKLLKGLFRQGLQCKDCKFNCHKRCAPKVPNNCLGEVSRNGDLLSPGAESDAVMEEGCDDHDGDRHSPLIDDMEESLAGDSAALLEAGHGELGDFQDQDPDESNRIISPSTSNNIPLMRVVQSIKHTKRKSSNVMKEGWLVHFNSKDTLRKRHYWRLDSKCITLFQNDSGSKYYKEIPLSEVLSLEPAKTFNLLPEGANPHCFEIATASLVYYVGENLARAEGGTLGYGSSVLVSGVGQDVARMWEMAIQHALMPVIAKGISHGGHHSYHKDVSISISVSNCQIQENVDISTVYQIFPDEVLGSGQFGIVYGGKHRKSGRDVAIKIIDKLRFPTKQESQLRNEVAILQNLHHPGIVNLECMFETPERVFVVMEKLHGDMLEMILSSEKGRLPERITKFLVTQILIALRHLHFKNIVHCDLKPENVLLASADSFPQVKLCDFGFARIIGEKSFRRSVVGTPAYLAPEVLRNKGYNRSLDMWSVGVIVYVSLSGTFPFNEDEDIHDQIQNAAFMYPPNPWKTVTPEAIDLINNLLQVKMRKRYSVDKSLSHPWLQDYQMWLDLRTLECKMLERYITHESDDLRWEHFAEQNGLQYPAHLINPHADVREEAESDEFVMGMLSDRVSVL